A single Maridesulfovibrio frigidus DSM 17176 DNA region contains:
- a CDS encoding autotransporter outer membrane beta-barrel domain-containing protein: MKYLFSLIVLLATLTAVSAFAETNGQQQATSDVVRSSSQALSTMVQGRVATIAAPKPAGLKKVSHNHIDGTGNIDIALNAEDLGLASGEAANDFGVWALGSYTQFSSTAVGAKYDAEAYNFLAGADWRATPEFLVGLAGGYGALDLDKKDWSGGTDTGTLKTESEWTVMPYLAYNFTENTILDTAFAYTSSRYKDSDGTNTGKYDSSRYLTNLGLSQYFMLDEWTLSGRLGYMYVSGDLGSYSRGGTDIANPDSYLSQMNVEAKAAYLFDSWIEPYTALRYYYDLGVSTRPVDSDYDEFEGVLGLNVYASDVCTLGVEGGASAGRAKYESYRGQATVRFEF, encoded by the coding sequence ATGAAGTACTTATTTTCCTTGATTGTATTATTGGCAACACTCACTGCCGTCTCCGCCTTTGCTGAGACTAATGGACAGCAGCAGGCTACTAGTGATGTTGTACGTTCAAGCAGTCAGGCGCTGAGTACTATGGTACAGGGACGAGTTGCTACAATTGCAGCACCTAAACCTGCTGGATTGAAAAAAGTTTCTCACAATCATATAGATGGCACTGGTAATATCGATATTGCCTTGAATGCTGAAGATTTGGGACTAGCCTCAGGAGAGGCAGCCAATGACTTTGGTGTTTGGGCTTTGGGATCTTATACACAATTTTCCAGCACTGCTGTCGGAGCCAAATATGACGCGGAAGCTTATAATTTCCTTGCAGGGGCTGATTGGCGTGCAACTCCGGAATTCCTAGTTGGATTAGCTGGTGGTTATGGTGCTCTCGATCTTGACAAAAAAGATTGGTCTGGCGGGACTGACACTGGAACTCTTAAAACTGAGTCTGAGTGGACTGTGATGCCTTACCTTGCTTATAATTTTACTGAAAACACCATATTGGATACAGCTTTCGCTTATACCAGCTCCCGCTATAAAGACAGCGATGGAACAAATACCGGAAAATATGATTCCAGTCGTTATTTGACTAACTTAGGTCTCTCTCAATATTTCATGCTTGATGAATGGACCCTTAGTGGTCGCCTCGGCTATATGTACGTAAGTGGTGACTTGGGATCCTATTCTCGCGGTGGTACTGACATTGCTAACCCAGATAGTTATTTAAGTCAGATGAACGTTGAAGCTAAGGCCGCTTATCTCTTTGACAGCTGGATTGAACCATACACTGCGTTACGTTACTATTATGACCTTGGAGTTTCAACTAGGCCTGTTGACTCGGATTATGATGAGTTCGAAGGTGTGCTCGGTTTAAACGTGTATGCAAGTGATGTGTGCACTCTCGGAGTCGAAGGTGGTGCAAGTGCAGGGCGTGCTAAGTACGAATCCTACCGGGGGCAAGCGACTGTCCGTTTTGAATTCTAA
- a CDS encoding glycosyltransferase family 2 protein, whose protein sequence is MQKYKNVAIIIPALNEVLTVAKIVKEARSYGCDVYVVDDNSEDETADEARSAGAEVLILPFRSGAWNAAQAGMLYAIKKGRYDFFITMDADGQHEPDHIPLLMDSCSSSNANVVIGSCVQRGSIARRITWSAFFFLTRLNIHDMTSGFKLYDKKAVEILLSKEAAMFDYQDLGPLLLLRRKRIKCIEVPISMCSRENGCSRIFNSWISVSIYLIKTCVWVFADWISKSGYSSGKWTDYDSI, encoded by the coding sequence ATGCAAAAATATAAAAATGTTGCTATAATAATACCCGCTCTTAATGAGGTTTTGACCGTTGCGAAAATAGTCAAAGAAGCACGAAGTTATGGATGTGACGTCTATGTGGTAGATGATAACAGCGAAGATGAAACGGCTGATGAAGCCCGCAGTGCCGGAGCTGAAGTTCTGATATTACCCTTTAGATCTGGTGCTTGGAATGCTGCACAAGCTGGAATGTTATATGCCATAAAGAAAGGTAGATATGACTTCTTTATAACGATGGATGCGGATGGACAGCATGAACCTGATCATATTCCGTTGTTGATGGATAGTTGCTCTTCGAGTAATGCAAATGTCGTGATTGGGAGCTGCGTACAACGTGGTAGCATAGCACGACGGATAACTTGGAGTGCTTTCTTTTTTCTTACACGGCTAAACATACATGACATGACTTCTGGATTTAAATTGTATGACAAAAAAGCTGTCGAAATACTTTTGTCTAAAGAAGCGGCTATGTTTGATTATCAAGATTTAGGTCCACTGCTTTTGCTTAGAAGAAAGCGTATTAAATGTATTGAAGTCCCTATCTCTATGTGTTCCAGGGAAAATGGTTGCTCCCGTATTTTTAATTCTTGGATATCTGTCTCAATTTATTTAATAAAAACTTGCGTATGGGTATTCGCTGATTGGATTTCCAAGTCAGGTTATTCTTCGGGTAAATGGACTGATTATGACTCTATTTGA
- a CDS encoding DUF2304 domain-containing protein: protein MTLFDLTAPAISFFSVLMILLLVRRQRLGIFHTVWWLFAVFSMLSIGFFPSLVDWIGQLLGIHYPPVLPIILALCFLFIKVLTMDIERTQQEIKIRILAQKMAAYEAELHKLKTESSTEQ from the coding sequence ATGACTCTATTTGATCTTACCGCGCCCGCTATTTCTTTTTTCAGTGTATTAATGATCCTTTTGCTTGTCAGACGACAGCGGTTAGGAATATTTCATACAGTTTGGTGGTTGTTTGCCGTTTTTAGTATGCTTTCCATTGGTTTTTTTCCTTCGTTGGTAGACTGGATAGGACAATTATTAGGGATTCATTATCCTCCTGTACTGCCTATTATTCTGGCTCTTTGTTTTTTGTTTATCAAAGTATTAACAATGGATATTGAACGGACTCAACAAGAAATTAAAATTAGGATTCTTGCTCAAAAAATGGCAGCTTATGAAGCAGAGTTGCATAAATTAAAAACTGAAAGTTCAACTGAACAGTAA
- a CDS encoding dienelactone hydrolase family protein: MTLLKNININFLALSIIFLFSFSGCTSFSPHSFAEKHGFSEQIFVANTFDITGYLRGKSSILRVYFEGDGKAWLSRSRPSSDPTPHNPISFYLAAADINPAVLYVARPCQFVKDQHRRNCVTQFWTSARFSEPVLHDLNQVLNQAKAIAGAQRLELVGYSGGGAVALLLAVRRNDVDLVVTIAGNLDHAFWTSYHHVSPLRDSLNPADYAVQTQSIKQIHIVSSADSIVPTAVSNSYLSKMNDTSKVQIVTVHGVKHTDDWSQIVPSILKKIDQHK, translated from the coding sequence ATGACTTTATTAAAAAATATTAATATTAATTTTCTGGCTTTATCGATCATTTTTTTGTTTTCATTTTCGGGTTGTACTTCTTTTTCTCCTCATTCATTTGCTGAGAAGCACGGCTTTTCTGAGCAAATTTTCGTGGCGAATACATTCGATATAACAGGATACTTACGAGGTAAGTCCTCAATCCTCCGTGTTTATTTTGAGGGGGACGGTAAAGCTTGGCTTTCACGAAGTCGACCTTCCAGCGATCCTACTCCACATAATCCTATCTCTTTTTATTTGGCCGCGGCTGATATCAATCCGGCAGTTTTGTATGTTGCCCGACCGTGTCAGTTTGTTAAAGATCAACATCGCAGAAACTGTGTTACACAGTTTTGGACATCGGCACGTTTTTCTGAACCTGTGCTGCATGATTTAAATCAGGTTTTAAATCAGGCAAAAGCAATAGCCGGGGCGCAACGTCTTGAATTGGTAGGCTATTCCGGAGGGGGGGCAGTTGCATTACTTCTGGCAGTACGGCGGAATGATGTTGATCTTGTGGTCACCATTGCTGGAAATTTGGATCACGCTTTTTGGACTAGCTATCATCATGTATCACCATTACGCGACTCGCTGAATCCAGCAGACTATGCGGTTCAAACTCAAAGTATCAAACAAATTCATATTGTAAGCTCTGCTGATTCTATCGTTCCTACTGCGGTCAGCAATAGTTATTTAAGTAAAATGAATGATACTAGTAAGGTTCAAATTGTCACGGTGCACGGAGTAAAGCATACGGACGATTGGAGTCAGATTGTCCCGAGTATTTTAAAAAAGATTGATCAACACAAATAG
- a CDS encoding rubrerythrin family protein: protein MSKTLDNLATAFAGESQANRKYLAFAEKADREGKPGVAKLFRAAAAAETIHAHAHLRLMKGIGSTEDNLKVAISGETYEFEKMYPEMMEEAKEEGENAVLRYFGFANEAEKVHATLYTEALENTDKFSEAEFYICSVCGHTQDGEATEKCPICGAAPKAYQKVD from the coding sequence ATGAGTAAAACCCTTGACAATCTCGCAACGGCCTTTGCAGGCGAATCCCAGGCTAACCGTAAATACCTCGCTTTCGCTGAAAAAGCAGACCGTGAAGGCAAGCCCGGCGTAGCCAAGCTTTTCCGTGCTGCAGCCGCCGCAGAAACCATTCACGCTCATGCGCATCTTCGTCTAATGAAAGGCATCGGTTCCACCGAAGACAACCTCAAAGTCGCAATTTCAGGCGAAACATATGAGTTTGAAAAGATGTATCCTGAGATGATGGAAGAGGCCAAAGAAGAGGGTGAAAACGCCGTTCTACGCTATTTTGGTTTTGCTAATGAAGCAGAGAAAGTACATGCGACATTGTACACCGAAGCTCTTGAGAACACCGACAAATTTTCTGAAGCCGAATTTTATATTTGCAGCGTGTGCGGACACACACAGGACGGCGAAGCCACTGAAAAATGTCCGATCTGCGGAGCTGCACCCAAGGCATACCAGAAGGTGGATTAG
- a CDS encoding rubrerythrin family protein: MTKTLKNLQDAFAGESQANRKYLAFAEKAESEGKPGVAKLFRAAAAAETIHAHAHLRLMKGVGTTEENLKGAIEGETFEFESMYPQMIKEAEAEGEKAVHRYFGFANEAEKVHAELYTAALKTDGDTFADAEFYICKIIQYNNMSNTSSVYVN; encoded by the coding sequence ATGACTAAGACACTTAAAAATTTACAGGACGCATTTGCTGGAGAATCTCAGGCTAACCGTAAATATCTCGCATTTGCTGAAAAAGCTGAGTCCGAAGGCAAACCAGGTGTTGCTAAACTTTTCCGCGCAGCTGCCGCAGCTGAAACTATTCACGCACACGCACATCTTCGCTTGATGAAAGGAGTCGGAACTACAGAAGAAAATCTCAAGGGCGCAATCGAAGGTGAAACCTTTGAATTCGAATCCATGTACCCACAGATGATTAAAGAAGCTGAAGCTGAAGGCGAAAAAGCTGTTCACCGCTATTTCGGATTCGCTAATGAAGCTGAAAAAGTTCACGCAGAACTCTACACAGCAGCACTAAAAACAGATGGTGACACCTTCGCTGACGCAGAATTCTACATCTGTAAAATTATACAATATAATAATATGTCGAACACTTCCAGTGTGTATGTAAATTAA
- a CDS encoding FecR domain-containing protein, protein MKYIIQLPIMLVLLIWVPAVSASQTASLEQIYGTVELRRNGQDFFKQARVGQNVVNGDILRTGADGKAILRLIDNSILSFASETEFMLGNELAGTEVNFIGTLFRGITRAILEKRKGSYIKTPTGAIGIRGTDITITHNGETGFYFLDEGAVEVVTSETTIPLEAGNMTASFAKRRALPPSPFTKSAGLAEARSALSALTSIEIPSSLKDNALLNEILARWIINYAHYLADSGRHEDAETALLIAEDLTERQAVQGEILLQIGGLYVYRLNDVHGALRAYRKILREYQGTPYFEKALFGAVRCFHLLKQREKAVEYTKWYKRKFPRGKYLHDLDALMK, encoded by the coding sequence ATGAAATATATTATACAATTACCCATCATGCTCGTGCTGCTAATCTGGGTACCTGCTGTATCAGCATCTCAAACAGCTTCACTTGAGCAAATTTACGGGACAGTGGAACTGCGGCGTAACGGGCAAGACTTCTTCAAGCAGGCAAGAGTCGGACAGAATGTAGTGAACGGGGATATTTTGCGCACGGGGGCAGACGGTAAAGCCATACTTCGGCTTATCGATAATTCAATTCTGAGTTTTGCATCAGAAACCGAATTCATGCTTGGCAACGAACTAGCAGGAACGGAAGTCAATTTTATAGGCACCCTTTTCCGCGGTATAACTCGGGCCATACTAGAGAAACGAAAAGGTTCGTATATAAAAACTCCGACAGGGGCTATAGGTATCCGTGGGACAGATATAACTATTACTCACAATGGCGAAACAGGCTTTTACTTTCTGGATGAAGGCGCTGTCGAAGTTGTGACAAGTGAAACGACCATTCCCCTTGAAGCCGGGAACATGACCGCCAGCTTTGCAAAACGCAGAGCGCTACCTCCATCACCATTTACGAAATCGGCAGGTCTGGCGGAAGCCCGCAGTGCGCTATCAGCCCTTACATCAATAGAAATTCCTTCATCGTTAAAGGATAATGCCCTACTTAACGAAATCCTTGCCCGCTGGATCATTAATTACGCCCACTATCTTGCCGACTCCGGCCGACATGAGGATGCTGAGACCGCCCTCCTTATCGCTGAAGATCTAACCGAACGCCAAGCTGTGCAGGGAGAAATTCTACTCCAGATCGGTGGGTTGTATGTATATCGACTTAATGACGTGCATGGCGCGCTCAGGGCGTATCGGAAGATCCTGCGAGAATACCAAGGAACGCCATATTTCGAAAAAGCTTTATTCGGGGCTGTTCGCTGCTTCCACCTGCTCAAGCAACGAGAGAAAGCCGTAGAATATACTAAATGGTATAAAAGGAAGTTTCCTCGGGGAAAGTATCTTCACGATCTGGACGCTTTAATGAAATAG
- a CDS encoding MotA/TolQ/ExbB proton channel family protein: MFSNIVSKLAAAVSYSSPFLQFCVFFGIGLVIFYGVVVLFNVNFDIDRVDEKELEATVDTSDSLSTAVQKAYYQSLCDELENADRGGCEYYFDSDSKSSSKKMVSPISKAQKRNSAKNTAKLNIKAKDDNSERQVTEPVQNIVKIYTKQYVQKPPHFFVNDAVCQYGLDFFEKNILEPYESITNLLPPLGFLGTILGMTMLFINSEGGIKSNLSSSGMGTALLSTILALLMYVIFEWRKVRMQRKAVECINSTLIKITMRYPSN; this comes from the coding sequence ATGTTCTCTAACATTGTTTCTAAGCTCGCCGCAGCGGTGAGTTATTCATCACCTTTTCTGCAATTTTGCGTGTTCTTTGGTATAGGGCTTGTTATATTCTATGGGGTCGTAGTGCTTTTTAATGTCAACTTCGATATAGATAGAGTCGATGAAAAAGAGCTAGAGGCAACAGTTGATACTTCTGATTCTTTGTCTACTGCGGTGCAGAAAGCGTATTATCAATCTTTATGTGATGAGCTGGAAAATGCTGACCGGGGTGGCTGTGAGTACTACTTTGACAGTGATTCGAAGTCTTCATCGAAAAAAATGGTGTCTCCGATCAGTAAAGCCCAAAAACGTAATTCTGCTAAAAATACCGCAAAATTAAATATTAAAGCCAAGGATGATAATTCAGAGCGGCAAGTCACTGAACCAGTACAAAATATTGTAAAAATTTACACAAAGCAATATGTGCAAAAGCCGCCACATTTTTTCGTGAATGATGCTGTTTGTCAGTATGGGCTAGATTTTTTTGAAAAAAACATTCTTGAACCATATGAAAGCATAACGAACTTACTTCCTCCTCTTGGTTTTTTGGGAACGATACTAGGTATGACCATGCTGTTTATAAATAGCGAAGGCGGAATTAAATCCAATTTGAGTTCATCAGGAATGGGGACAGCTCTCCTAAGTACGATACTTGCGCTCTTAATGTATGTAATCTTTGAGTGGCGTAAAGTCCGTATGCAGCGCAAGGCCGTTGAGTGCATAAATTCAACATTAATTAAAATTACCATGAGATATCCCTCTAATTAG
- the cls gene encoding cardiolipin synthase, giving the protein MSLELFAIIALIFHLLGLLSAITAIMESRTPQGAVAWVLALIMIPYVALPVYWIFGRNKFHGFVNLLRVKHALSSEASKEYFQKLRDNDLLVSPERDASLPIEKIAKLPFTSGNNVELLVDGKDTFDSIFEGIARAKKYVLVQFYIVKADGLGNELKDRLIAKGREGVEVCFLYDEIGSIGLPDEYLEELRSAGVKAFKFNTTKGRANRFQLNFRNHRKIVVVDGLEAWVGGHNVGDEYLGQAAGLDDWRDTHIRIAGPAAQSIQVSFYEDWHWASDELLELNWSPSAATSGKNISALALPSGPEDSFETCTLFFMKCIQSAKDRLWIVSPYFVPDEQFITALHLAVLRGVDVRILIPRKTDNLLVTLTHWAYVEKMQEIGAKVYWYDKGFLHQKVVLIDDDYATIGTANFDNRSFRLNFEITVVVASEGFNREVAGMLENDFSHSALVTEKEVKEQSSFIRLFVRVAQLTAPIQ; this is encoded by the coding sequence ATGAGCTTGGAACTGTTTGCCATTATTGCTTTGATTTTTCACCTATTAGGACTGCTCAGCGCGATTACTGCTATTATGGAATCCCGGACTCCACAGGGAGCGGTTGCTTGGGTGCTTGCTCTTATTATGATTCCGTATGTAGCCTTGCCTGTTTATTGGATATTTGGCCGCAATAAGTTTCATGGCTTTGTGAACTTGCTGAGAGTTAAGCATGCTCTTAGCAGTGAAGCTTCAAAGGAATATTTTCAGAAGCTAAGGGATAATGATTTGTTGGTATCGCCTGAGCGCGATGCTTCGTTACCAATTGAGAAGATTGCAAAGCTTCCGTTTACATCAGGTAACAATGTCGAGTTACTGGTAGACGGCAAAGACACCTTTGATTCCATTTTTGAAGGTATTGCGCGGGCAAAGAAATATGTGCTCGTTCAGTTTTATATTGTTAAGGCGGATGGCTTGGGAAATGAGCTAAAAGACCGTTTGATAGCGAAGGGACGAGAAGGGGTGGAAGTTTGTTTTCTATATGATGAAATCGGCAGTATCGGTTTGCCTGATGAATATTTAGAGGAGCTTCGTTCCGCTGGTGTTAAGGCCTTTAAATTTAATACGACCAAAGGGCGCGCGAACCGATTTCAGTTAAATTTTAGAAATCATCGCAAAATTGTTGTTGTTGATGGTCTTGAAGCTTGGGTCGGTGGACATAACGTAGGGGATGAATATCTTGGGCAGGCTGCCGGTTTAGACGATTGGCGCGATACTCATATCCGGATAGCTGGGCCTGCGGCGCAGTCTATTCAGGTTTCGTTTTACGAAGATTGGCACTGGGCTAGTGATGAGCTGCTCGAACTCAATTGGTCTCCGTCCGCTGCTACTAGCGGGAAGAACATCTCCGCGCTGGCACTTCCTTCCGGTCCGGAAGATAGTTTCGAGACCTGCACTTTGTTTTTTATGAAATGCATTCAGAGCGCAAAGGACAGATTATGGATTGTAAGTCCTTACTTTGTGCCGGACGAGCAGTTTATTACCGCACTCCATTTGGCTGTCTTGCGTGGGGTAGATGTGCGGATATTGATACCTCGTAAAACTGATAACCTGCTGGTGACGTTAACTCATTGGGCTTACGTTGAAAAAATGCAGGAGATCGGAGCTAAGGTTTATTGGTATGATAAGGGGTTCCTACACCAAAAAGTTGTACTCATTGATGATGACTATGCAACTATTGGAACTGCCAATTTTGATAACCGCTCGTTCAGATTAAATTTTGAAATTACTGTTGTGGTTGCGAGCGAAGGTTTTAACCGTGAAGTAGCTGGTATGCTTGAGAACGATTTTAGTCACAGCGCGCTTGTTACTGAAAAAGAAGTGAAGGAGCAAAGTTCGTTCATCCGCTTATTTGTCCGAGTTGCGCAACTGACAGCGCCAATTCAGTAA
- a CDS encoding glycosyltransferase encodes MEFRHFIITRFNVKIWPMPFPKRLEISWLAERFDLFQKYCFPTVSSQLNQDFTWLVLFDEETPPLYRKIIKAYARYENFTPVFCGEFDTVMPQVKDIIKSMAEDVDWILTTRLDNDDALSAKYVRCLHSIVKSMNETDLGDKEALFINFAKGLQLSKGVFYDFEDVTNAFVSLIEKRENLNTVFWVDHPAIHDVAPVMQIKTYPLWLQIVHDINVYNYVRGEEMDASKYMSDFKCDFS; translated from the coding sequence ATGGAATTTCGTCATTTTATTATTACGCGGTTCAACGTAAAAATATGGCCTATGCCTTTTCCCAAGCGTCTTGAAATATCATGGCTTGCTGAAAGGTTTGACCTATTTCAAAAATATTGTTTTCCCACTGTTTCATCTCAACTTAATCAAGATTTTACATGGCTGGTGTTATTTGATGAAGAAACACCCCCACTATATCGAAAAATAATCAAAGCCTATGCTCGTTACGAAAACTTCACGCCTGTTTTCTGTGGTGAATTTGATACAGTTATGCCGCAGGTTAAAGACATTATTAAGAGCATGGCGGAAGATGTAGATTGGATATTGACCACACGCCTGGATAACGATGATGCCTTGTCTGCTAAATATGTCAGATGTTTACATTCCATTGTAAAGTCTATGAATGAAACCGATTTAGGTGATAAGGAAGCTCTATTTATAAACTTCGCTAAAGGATTGCAGCTTTCGAAGGGTGTTTTTTATGACTTCGAAGACGTTACAAATGCCTTTGTCAGTTTGATTGAAAAAAGAGAGAATTTGAATACTGTTTTTTGGGTGGATCACCCTGCCATTCACGATGTTGCACCGGTTATGCAGATTAAAACTTACCCGCTGTGGCTTCAAATTGTACATGATATAAATGTTTATAATTATGTTCGTGGCGAGGAAATGGACGCTAGCAAATATATGAGTGATTTTAAGTGTGACTTTTCCTAG
- a CDS encoding SLATT domain-containing protein: MQFRELKKYFSHDPRHISKFRMGLKEIVWNEDPVSMSITELFNELDLLVEAEIRYYYRRSKRRAFWSIILRVGMIVCASIGTIIPLMEKPIPLFLASNSYSFFSGNGYAFLAAAAAFYSANQLFGGTTGHVRFTEAHLKLEKLATSSRIKWYKYLGCSKSGDKPENNIRTGFYLINHYAEELYKISLTVTTDWGEHRLSELAKYQETLSHNKG; the protein is encoded by the coding sequence ATGCAATTTCGTGAGCTAAAGAAATACTTTTCACACGACCCCAGGCATATAAGTAAATTTCGTATGGGACTTAAAGAAATAGTCTGGAATGAAGACCCTGTTAGCATGTCAATTACTGAACTTTTTAATGAGTTAGATCTCCTCGTCGAAGCAGAAATAAGGTACTATTATCGTAGAAGTAAGCGACGGGCCTTTTGGTCAATAATCTTAAGAGTGGGTATGATTGTCTGTGCCTCTATCGGAACGATTATACCGCTAATGGAAAAGCCTATTCCCTTATTTTTAGCAAGTAATAGCTATTCTTTTTTTTCAGGTAATGGCTATGCATTTTTAGCAGCAGCAGCAGCTTTTTATAGCGCAAATCAATTATTTGGAGGAACAACAGGGCACGTAAGATTTACAGAAGCTCATCTTAAACTCGAAAAGCTTGCTACATCATCACGCATAAAGTGGTACAAATACTTAGGGTGTTCAAAAAGCGGAGATAAACCAGAGAATAACATCAGAACCGGATTTTACCTTATTAACCACTACGCAGAAGAGCTTTATAAAATTTCACTCACCGTAACAACTGACTGGGGAGAGCATCGACTTTCCGAACTTGCAAAATACCAAGAAACGCTTTCCCATAACAAAGGTTGA
- the mazG gene encoding nucleoside triphosphate pyrophosphohydrolase — protein sequence MSNSTSLEKLKTVISTLLGPDGCPWDKDQTPRSLCDYVIEESFEMVEAIRADDSEEAMEELGDVMFLLLFIAELYEKKGSFKLADALDSSSAKMIRRHPHVFADTKIENQEELLKNWEKIKRSEKDDSKKTFDSLPKGLPPLLKAYRINSKSARTGFTFESDEQCVQQLESEWKEWNSALESGDAAKSEEEFGDYLFALVELGRRKGIKANSALDVTNNKFLKRFSKMEDIAKEQKKDVSEMELSELNELWNKVK from the coding sequence ATGAGCAATTCTACTTCTCTCGAAAAATTGAAAACCGTAATTTCCACACTTCTCGGTCCGGACGGATGTCCTTGGGATAAAGACCAGACTCCGCGTTCACTTTGTGACTATGTTATTGAAGAGTCATTTGAAATGGTGGAAGCCATTCGCGCAGATGATTCAGAAGAAGCAATGGAAGAGCTTGGAGATGTAATGTTCCTTCTGCTTTTCATTGCGGAATTATATGAGAAAAAAGGATCATTTAAATTAGCCGATGCTCTTGATTCCAGCTCAGCTAAAATGATTAGAAGACACCCTCACGTTTTTGCTGACACTAAGATTGAAAATCAGGAAGAGCTTCTTAAAAACTGGGAAAAAATCAAGCGCAGCGAAAAAGATGATTCCAAGAAAACTTTCGATTCACTTCCCAAAGGACTACCACCTCTTTTAAAAGCCTATCGTATTAATTCAAAATCAGCTCGCACAGGCTTCACCTTTGAATCAGATGAGCAGTGCGTACAGCAGCTTGAAAGTGAATGGAAAGAATGGAACAGCGCCCTTGAATCTGGCGATGCAGCTAAATCCGAAGAAGAATTCGGCGATTACTTGTTCGCTCTGGTTGAGCTTGGTCGTAGAAAGGGCATCAAAGCCAACAGCGCGCTAGACGTAACAAACAATAAATTTTTGAAAAGATTTTCAAAAATGGAAGATATTGCTAAAGAACAGAAAAAAGATGTTTCTGAAATGGAACTTTCTGAGCTTAATGAACTTTGGAATAAAGTTAAATAA
- a CDS encoding CvpA family protein, with product MNAAGLALNSLDIILIVIAAGLIFRGLLRGIVREAISVFSLILGFYLAAKYHQELAPYFGNFFDGPGTVKAFSYLSIIIVTVFIAALLGILLKKILTITMLGWADQVLGGALGFVEAVLVGGILIVVLNSFTPNAEFLTKSQLAPKVMSAASFFIGFAPDNVLDSLDIKSMFPEQSGLTDKIKDVI from the coding sequence ATGAATGCAGCAGGATTAGCACTAAATTCGCTTGATATTATTCTTATAGTTATTGCCGCCGGATTAATATTCAGAGGACTTCTTCGTGGAATAGTTCGCGAGGCAATATCTGTTTTTTCCCTTATTTTAGGATTTTACTTGGCAGCTAAATACCATCAGGAACTAGCTCCGTATTTCGGAAACTTTTTTGATGGCCCAGGAACGGTTAAAGCTTTTAGCTACCTCTCAATCATAATAGTCACTGTTTTTATTGCCGCCTTACTCGGGATACTCCTTAAAAAGATCTTGACAATCACCATGCTCGGCTGGGCCGATCAGGTTCTCGGCGGAGCCCTAGGTTTTGTTGAGGCCGTATTGGTAGGCGGCATACTTATAGTTGTTTTGAACAGCTTCACGCCGAACGCTGAGTTTTTGACCAAGTCTCAGTTGGCTCCGAAAGTAATGTCCGCTGCCAGCTTTTTTATTGGCTTTGCTCCAGATAACGTATTGGACTCTCTGGACATAAAATCTATGTTTCCCGAACAATCGGGGTTAACTGATAAAATTAAAGATGTGATATAA
- the rfbC gene encoding dTDP-4-dehydrorhamnose 3,5-epimerase: MNLIETEFPGLVVIEPKVFRDERGFFLESFNRPFFLENGLPVDFVQDNHAYSRGIGVLRGLHFQLPPNAQAKLVWVTRGAVNDVVVDLRKGSPTYLKAYQIELSAENFRRLFIPKGFAHGYETLTEESEFMYKVDAGYAPRSEAGIRWDDPDLAIEWKAKNPVLSEKDNKLKSLSQFDSPFEF, from the coding sequence ATGAATTTGATTGAGACAGAGTTTCCCGGGCTTGTAGTAATTGAGCCGAAGGTATTTCGGGATGAGCGGGGATTCTTTTTGGAAAGTTTTAACAGACCATTTTTTTTGGAAAATGGGCTACCTGTTGATTTCGTTCAAGATAATCATGCATATTCCCGAGGGATAGGTGTTTTGAGAGGGTTGCATTTTCAGCTTCCACCTAATGCGCAGGCAAAACTTGTATGGGTTACAAGGGGCGCTGTGAATGATGTGGTAGTGGATTTGCGAAAGGGTTCGCCAACTTATCTTAAGGCATATCAAATTGAGCTTTCTGCGGAAAATTTCCGCAGGTTATTCATTCCTAAAGGATTTGCTCACGGTTATGAGACACTAACTGAAGAGAGCGAGTTTATGTACAAGGTTGACGCTGGTTATGCTCCTCGGAGCGAAGCCGGCATTCGCTGGGATGATCCTGATCTGGCGATTGAGTGGAAAGCCAAAAATCCAGTTCTTTCAGAGAAAGACAACAAACTTAAATCCTTATCTCAATTTGATTCACCGTTTGAATTTTAG